One Hyphomicrobium sp. CS1GBMeth3 DNA window includes the following coding sequences:
- a CDS encoding GNAT family N-acetyltransferase, whose amino-acid sequence MSEHARASGTIRKLWPHEQGLFREHLMRLDKASRMARFAHGVSDAFIEEYASHMTDAGSTVFAYIEDGEVRAAAELKKLGDTWGREAEAAFSVEAAYQEHGIGTELMGRVIRAARNRGVHLLYMSCLATNAKMQAIARKYEADLRFELGEVIGEIVPQEPNYFSLLAEAVEDRVGFMMAVLDLQRRVVKAA is encoded by the coding sequence ATGAGTGAGCATGCGCGTGCCAGCGGCACCATCCGCAAGCTCTGGCCACATGAGCAAGGCCTGTTTCGTGAGCATCTGATGCGCTTGGACAAGGCGAGCCGCATGGCGCGCTTTGCGCACGGCGTCTCGGACGCCTTCATCGAAGAATACGCGAGCCACATGACCGACGCGGGCTCGACCGTCTTCGCCTATATCGAGGACGGGGAGGTGCGCGCGGCTGCCGAGCTGAAGAAGCTTGGCGACACTTGGGGCCGCGAGGCAGAAGCGGCGTTCTCGGTCGAGGCGGCCTATCAGGAGCACGGGATTGGCACCGAGCTGATGGGCCGCGTCATCCGCGCCGCCCGCAACCGCGGCGTCCATCTCCTTTATATGAGCTGCCTCGCAACCAACGCGAAGATGCAGGCCATCGCCCGCAAGTATGAAGCCGATTTGCGGTTCGAGCTCGGCGAGGTGATCGGCGAGATCGTCCCGCAGGAACCGAACTACTTCTCACTGCTTGCCGAGGCCGTCGAGGATCGCGTCGGCTTCATGATGGCCGTTCTCGACCTGCAGCGCCGCGTCGTGAAAGCGGCCTGA
- a CDS encoding VOC family protein, translating to MIDHIGLPVSDFERSKIFYAAVLAPLGIRLLLEMDLSDEGGPAGYAGFGATRPQFWIGTGIPFTGRLHVAFAAVDRAQVRAFYEAALAAGAKDNGAPGLRPHYHANYYGAFALDPDGHNIEAVSHLPE from the coding sequence ATGATCGACCACATCGGGCTTCCTGTCTCCGACTTCGAGCGATCGAAAATCTTCTATGCCGCCGTGCTGGCGCCGCTTGGGATTAGACTCCTGCTCGAGATGGACCTGTCGGACGAGGGCGGGCCGGCGGGTTACGCCGGGTTCGGCGCCACGCGTCCGCAATTCTGGATCGGGACAGGAATCCCTTTCACCGGGCGGCTGCACGTGGCTTTCGCGGCGGTGGACAGGGCGCAAGTGCGGGCCTTCTACGAGGCGGCGCTTGCGGCAGGCGCCAAGGATAACGGCGCGCCGGGGCTGAGGCCCCACTATCACGCCAACTACTACGGGGCTTTTGCGCTCGACCCAGATGGCCACAATATCGAAGCCGTGAGCCACTTGCCGGAGTAG
- the mdh gene encoding malate dehydrogenase, with the protein MARTKIALIGGGMIGGTLAHLIGLKELGDAVIFDIAEGLPQGKALDIAQSGAVEGFDSILKGTNAYADIEGASVCIVTAGVPRKPGMSRDDLIGINLKVMEQVGAGIRKYAPNAFVICITNPLDAMVWALQKASGLPRNMVVGMAGVLDTARFRHFLAEEFRVSVEDVSAFVLGGHGDDMVPLVRYSSVGGIPLPDLVKMGWIRQERLDQIVDRTRKGGGEIVALLKTGSAYYAPASSAIAMAESFLKDKKRVLPCAAYLNGEYGVKGLYVGVPVIIGEGGTERVVEIDLNSAERSMLMKSIESVKGLVDACIKINPQLGA; encoded by the coding sequence ATGGCGCGGACGAAGATCGCGTTGATCGGCGGCGGTATGATCGGCGGCACGCTGGCCCACCTCATCGGCCTCAAGGAGCTGGGCGATGCGGTGATTTTCGATATCGCCGAGGGCCTGCCGCAGGGTAAGGCGCTCGACATCGCGCAGTCCGGGGCCGTGGAAGGGTTCGACTCCATCCTCAAGGGCACCAATGCCTACGCCGATATCGAGGGTGCGAGCGTGTGCATCGTCACCGCCGGCGTGCCGCGCAAGCCGGGCATGAGCCGTGACGATCTGATCGGCATCAATCTCAAGGTCATGGAGCAGGTTGGCGCCGGCATCCGCAAGTACGCGCCCAATGCCTTCGTGATCTGCATCACCAACCCGCTCGACGCGATGGTGTGGGCCCTGCAGAAGGCCTCGGGCTTGCCGCGCAACATGGTGGTCGGTATGGCCGGCGTGTTGGACACGGCCCGCTTCCGCCACTTCCTGGCCGAGGAATTCCGGGTTTCGGTGGAGGACGTCTCGGCGTTCGTGCTCGGCGGGCACGGCGACGACATGGTGCCACTCGTGCGCTATTCGTCGGTCGGCGGCATCCCGCTGCCTGACCTCGTCAAGATGGGCTGGATCCGCCAGGAGCGGCTCGATCAGATCGTCGACCGCACGCGCAAGGGCGGCGGCGAGATCGTGGCCTTGCTCAAGACCGGCTCAGCCTACTACGCGCCTGCCTCCTCGGCCATCGCCATGGCCGAGAGCTTCCTCAAGGACAAGAAGCGCGTGCTGCCATGCGCCGCGTACCTGAACGGGGAATACGGTGTTAAGGGATTGTATGTGGGCGTGCCGGTTATCATCGGCGAAGGCGGGACGGAGCGCGTGGTCGAGATCGACCTCAACTCCGCCGAGCGTTCAATGCTCATGAAGTCGATCGAATCCGTGAAGGGTCTGGTCGACGCCTGCATCAAGATCAACCCGCAGCTCGGCGCTTAA
- the zapE gene encoding cell division protein ZapE has protein sequence MAESVLGQYERRVALGEIEADGAQREAAQRLDRLAEELVHWSAAGRSGFFSAIFRPRMPPPRGVYLHGAVGRGKTMLMDLFHETVSFAPKRRVHFHEFMGDVHERIQRGRATTDGDPIPFVAAEIAAEAGLLCFDELTVTDIADAMILSRLFKALLARGVVVVATSNAQPERLYWNGLNRQLFLPFIALIEEHMDVLELKSAKDFRLEKLAGRCLYFSPCDARAAAEIEAHWTRLTGHHPGAPASLEVKGRHVPVPLASMGVARFTFGDLCEKPLGATDYLHIAHAFHTIVLEGIPMLTPERRNEARRLVHLIDTLYDNRNCLIVSAEAEPARLYPDGDGAFLFERTASRLMEMRSEAYLARNGWSPSGD, from the coding sequence ATGGCGGAATCGGTTCTGGGGCAGTACGAGCGGCGCGTTGCGCTGGGCGAGATCGAGGCGGACGGTGCGCAGCGGGAGGCCGCCCAGCGGCTCGATCGGCTTGCCGAGGAGCTTGTGCACTGGAGTGCCGCGGGGCGCAGCGGCTTCTTCTCGGCGATCTTTCGCCCTCGGATGCCGCCGCCGCGTGGCGTCTATCTGCATGGCGCCGTCGGTCGCGGCAAAACCATGCTCATGGACCTGTTCCATGAGACAGTCAGCTTCGCTCCCAAACGGCGTGTGCATTTCCACGAGTTCATGGGCGATGTGCACGAGCGCATCCAGCGCGGGCGTGCGACGACAGATGGCGATCCGATCCCGTTTGTTGCGGCCGAGATCGCGGCGGAGGCCGGGCTTCTCTGCTTCGACGAGCTGACCGTGACTGACATCGCGGATGCGATGATCCTGTCGCGACTGTTCAAGGCTCTGTTGGCGCGGGGCGTGGTGGTGGTTGCAACTTCCAACGCGCAGCCTGAGCGGCTCTATTGGAATGGCCTAAACCGCCAGCTCTTCCTGCCATTCATTGCTCTCATCGAAGAGCACATGGATGTTTTGGAACTGAAGTCGGCTAAGGATTTCCGTCTCGAGAAGCTTGCCGGGCGCTGCCTCTACTTCAGCCCGTGCGATGCACGCGCGGCGGCCGAGATCGAGGCGCACTGGACGCGGCTCACCGGACATCACCCGGGGGCTCCGGCTTCGCTCGAGGTCAAGGGTCGGCATGTGCCGGTGCCGCTGGCCTCGATGGGGGTTGCGCGCTTCACGTTCGGGGATCTCTGCGAGAAGCCCCTCGGCGCCACCGATTACCTCCACATTGCGCATGCGTTCCATACCATCGTGCTCGAGGGAATCCCGATGCTGACGCCAGAGCGGCGTAACGAGGCGCGGCGGCTCGTGCATCTCATCGATACCCTCTACGACAACCGCAACTGCCTTATCGTCTCGGCAGAGGCCGAGCCGGCCCGGCTTTATCCCGACGGGGATGGGGCATTTTTGTTCGAGCGTACCGCCTCACGCCTCATGGAGATGCGCAGCGAGGCCTATCTGGCGCGGAATGGGTGGTCCCCGTCCGGGGATTGA